From a single Brassica oleracea var. oleracea cultivar TO1000 chromosome C5, BOL, whole genome shotgun sequence genomic region:
- the LOC106296100 gene encoding uncharacterized GPI-anchored protein At4g28100, giving the protein MFHHAPSFISLIIFFTILSAASPNKDPVTVQPFLVKSSPPATIPAFPEQSDFSGCPLDLPDDLFHGIKSACTGKKLHKGKCCPVLGAWLYSAYSTTALSRSIPSSAVRNATSAATTPEEDMPLLPDDSETCVDGLEKSLRRRGIELASPNETCGVVDCYCGIRLHHLSCSEAFSVNGEGRLVGDESVDRLETDCLSVRNNNGDRFSPLSRCNKCLKSLYKLNPKKTSGTRNPSKEDRNRTTKMHNKDCVLMGLTWLLAKNRTAYFPTVTSVLRAVMLSQNGEPRSCALGGDGMPLAVDSSEFSNGSSTLIQYPYHLVHFLLYSVITLVLLGSW; this is encoded by the exons ATGTTCCATCACGCGCCGTCTTTCATTTCCCTCATCATCTTCTTCACCATTCTGTCAGCCGCATCACCAAACAAAGACCCGGTCACCGTCCAGCCATTCCTGGTCAAGTCATCCCCACCCGCCACCATACCCGCTTTCCCGGAGCAGTCCGACTTCTCCGGCTGCCCACTCGATCTACCAGACGACCTCTTCCACGGAATCAAGTCAGCCTGCACCGGCAAAAAGCTCCACAAAGGAAAATGCTGCCCCGTGCTAGGCGCGTGGCTCTACTCCGCTTACTCGACCACTGCTCTCAGCCGTTCCATTCCCAGCTCCGCCGTTAGAAACGCGACCTCCGCCGCGACCACGCCGGAAGAGGATATGCCTTTGCTTCCAGACGACTCGGAGACTTGCGTCGATGGTTTGGAGAAATCTTTGAGGAGGAGAGGGATCGAGCTGGCGAGTCCGAATGAGACGTGCGGCGTGGTTGACTGCTACTGCGGGATAAGGTTGCATCACTTGAGCTGTTCCGAGGCGTTTAGTGTGAATGGAGAAGGGAGGCTCGTTGGAGACGAGAGTGTTGATCGGTTAGAGACTGATTGTTTGAGTGTAAGAAACAACAATGGCGATAGATTCTCTCCGCTCAGTAGATGTAACAAGTGCTTGAAGAGCCTCTATAAG CTTAACCCGAAGAAAACATCAGGGACAAGAAACCCATCGAAGGAAGACAGAAACAGAACAACAAAGATGCACAACAAAGACTGTGTTCTAATGGGTCTCACTTGGCTTCTCGCTAAGAACCGTACGGCTTACTTCCCCACTGTCACTTCAGTCCTCCGAGCCGTCATGCTCAGCCAAAACGGTGAGCCACGGTCATGTGCTCTCGGCGGTGACGGCATGCCTTTAGCTGTTGACTCTTCCGAATTCTCTAACGGCTCATCAACTTTAATTCAGTACCCGTACCACTTGGTCCACTTCTTACTTTACAGCGTCATCACATTGGTCTTGCTAGGGTCGTGGTGA
- the LOC106295935 gene encoding mitogen-activated protein kinase 9: MGATHSTNVNNNHSHSKIHTTNSSRQCGASDRLAVSNLRSQLTTIYRNHEDEEEEEEEARRFALVKDFDLSGLKRIRVPRRNHILMDPHKKVALETEFFTEYGEASRYQIQEVIGKGSYGVVASAIDTHTGEKVAIKKINDVFEHVSDATRILREIKLLRLLRHPDIVEIKHVMLPPSRREFRDIYVVFELMESDLHQVIKANDDLTPEHYQFFLYQLLRGLKFIHTANVFHRDLKPKNILANSDCKLKICDFGLARVSFNDAPSAIFWTDYVATRWYRAPELCGSFFSKYTPAIDIWSIGCIFAEMLTGKPLFPGKNVVHQLDIMTDLLGTPSPEAISRIRNEKARRYLGNMRRKPPVPFTHKFPHVDPLALRLLHRLLAFDPKDRPTAEEALADPYFYGLANVDREPSTQPIPKLEFEFERRKIMKEDVRELIYREILEYHPQMLQEYLRGGEQTSFMYPSGVDRFKRQFAHLEEHYGKGERSAPLQQRHASLPRERVPAPKEENRPAATLATTPESPQSSQHEGSNYMNGMSQTGYSARSLLKSASISASKCIGVKQRNQSEHGESNSDATDALSQKAAALHT; the protein is encoded by the exons ATGGGTGCTACTCACAGCACCAACGTTAATAATAATCATTCTCATTCGAAGATTCATACGACCAATAGCTCTCGACAGTGTGGTGCGAGTGATCGATTAGCTGTCAGCAATTTGCGGTCTCAGCTCACTACTATTTATAGAAACCACGAGGACGAAGAAGAAGAAGAAGAAGAAGCTAGAAGATTCGCCCTTGTAAAAGATTTCGATTTGTCTGGTTTGAAGCGCATTAGGGTTCCAAGAAGGAATCATATTCTTATGGATCCTCATAAAAAG GTTGCATTGGAGACGGAGTTCTTTACAGAATACGGTGAAGCCAGTCGGTATCAAATCCAAGAAGTTATAGGGAAAGGAAGTTACGGTGTTGTGGCATCTGCAATCGACACTCATACCGGCGAAAAGGTTGCCATTAAGAAAATCAATGATGTCTTTGAGCACGTCTCTGATGCAACGAGGATTCTGAGAGAGATCAAGCTCCTCAGGCTGCTCCGGCATCCCGATATAGTGGAGATTAAGCACGTTATGCTTCCTCCTTCGCGCAGAGAGTTCAGAGATATTTATGTTGTTTTCGAGCTCATGGAGTCAGACCTTCACCAAGTCATCAAAGCCAACGATGATTTGACCCCTGAGCATTACCAGTTTTTCTTGTACCAGCTTCTCCGTGGCCTGAAGTTTATTCACACAG CCAATGTGTTTCACCGTGATTTAAAGCCTAAAAACATTCTAGCTAACTCTGATTGCAAGCTGAAGATTTGCGACTTTGGGCTTGCTCGTGTGTCGTTTAATGATGCACCTTCTGCTATATTCTGGACT GACTATGTCGCTACAAGATGGTACCGTGCACCAGAACTTTGTGGCTCTTTCTTCTCCAAA TATACTCCTGCCATTGATATATGGAGCATAGGATGCATATTTGCAGAAATGCTCACCGGGAAGCCATTGTTTCCTGGGAAGAACGTGGTGCACCAATTGGATATTATGACTGATTTGCTTGGTACTCCTTCACCCGAAGCGATCTCAAGG ATCCGTAATGAAAAGGCGAGGAGATATCTGGGCAACATGAGGAGAAAACCGCCAGTTCCATTCACTCACAAATTTCCTCATGTAGACCCGTTGGCTCTTCGCTTGCTGCACCGCCTTCTTGCATTTGATCCCAAAGACCGTCCTACAGCCGAAGAG GCACTGGCAGATCCTTACTTTTATGGACTGGCAAACGTGGATCGGGAACCATCTACTCAACCGATTCCAAAACTTGAGTTTGAGTTTGAAAGAAGGAAGATTATGAAAGAAGACGTCAGGGAATTAATATACAGAGAG ATATTAGAGTATCATCCTCAGATGCTACAAGAATATCTTCGAGGTGGAGAACAGACGAGCTTCATGTACCCTAG TGGTGTTGATCGGTTTAAGAGACAGTTTGCACATCTTGAAGAACATTACGGTAAGGGTGAGAGAAGCGCTCCTCTTCAACAACGCCACGCTTCTTTGCCTAG AGAGAGAGTCCCTGCGCCTAAGGAAGAGAACAGACCTGCAGCTACTTTAGCCACCACACCCGAAAGCCCTCAGAGTTCTCAACACGAGGGCTCAAATTACATGAATGGGATGAGCCAGACGGGTTACAGTGCCCGGAGCTTGCTGAAAAGTGCCAGCATCAGTGCATCTAAATGCATTGGCGTGAAACAAAGGAACCAGTCCGAG CACGGGGAATCGAACAGTGATGCAACTGATGCTTTGTCTCAAAAGGCCGCGGCTCTTCACACTTGA